One window from the genome of Labilithrix sp. encodes:
- a CDS encoding alpha/beta fold hydrolase → MIALVFCAVACASPPPAKPAGGQVPTVVTAAAGDGDLRIAELGKCALDSGETIEECRIGYRTYGKLDATKSNVVLWPTWFTGTTKHLAFVPKDFVDTKRFFLVLVDAIGNGVSSAPSSSRVQPRLRFPKFTVHDMVESQRRLLREVLKVEKLHTVMGISMGGMQSFEWAVSHPDEVGRIVPIVGTPQLTAQDLLLWHAELDLLDGSKAYAGGEYQDRPKIPALHELHWLMLSTAQHRNQETSRAQFAAFKSEIENDTEFDWNDWHRQLEAMIVHDVARSDGGDLEKAAKRVKAKALVVVAEHDRMVSPEPAKAFAKATNAKLVITESPWGHMAPGHDPAVPAAVKAFLAE, encoded by the coding sequence GTGATCGCTCTGGTTTTCTGCGCCGTTGCATGTGCGTCTCCGCCGCCGGCGAAGCCCGCCGGCGGCCAGGTCCCCACCGTCGTCACGGCCGCCGCCGGCGACGGCGATCTGCGGATCGCGGAGCTCGGCAAGTGCGCGCTCGACAGCGGCGAGACGATCGAGGAGTGCCGCATCGGCTACCGCACCTACGGCAAGCTCGACGCGACGAAGTCGAACGTCGTCCTCTGGCCGACGTGGTTCACCGGCACGACGAAGCACCTCGCGTTCGTGCCGAAGGACTTCGTCGACACGAAGCGCTTCTTCCTCGTGCTCGTCGACGCGATCGGCAACGGCGTGTCGTCGGCACCGTCGAGCAGCCGCGTGCAGCCGCGCCTTCGCTTCCCGAAGTTCACCGTCCACGACATGGTCGAGAGCCAGCGCCGCTTGCTGCGTGAGGTGCTCAAGGTCGAGAAGCTCCACACGGTGATGGGAATATCCATGGGCGGAATGCAGTCCTTCGAGTGGGCCGTCAGTCACCCGGACGAAGTGGGACGCATCGTTCCGATCGTGGGCACTCCACAGCTCACGGCGCAGGACCTGTTGCTCTGGCACGCCGAGCTCGACCTCCTGGATGGATCGAAGGCGTACGCTGGTGGGGAGTACCAGGACCGGCCGAAGATCCCAGCCCTGCACGAGCTCCACTGGTTGATGCTCTCCACTGCTCAACATCGGAACCAGGAGACGAGCCGCGCGCAGTTCGCCGCGTTCAAGTCGGAGATCGAGAACGACACCGAGTTCGACTGGAACGACTGGCACCGCCAGCTCGAGGCGATGATCGTCCACGACGTCGCGCGGAGCGACGGCGGCGACCTCGAGAAGGCCGCGAAGCGCGTGAAGGCGAAGGCGCTCGTCGTCGTCGCCGAGCACGATCGCATGGTGAGCCCCGAGCCGGCGAAGGCCTTCGCGAAGGCGACGAACGCGAAGCTCGTCATCACCGAATCCCCATGGGGTCACATGGCCCCAGGCCACGACCCCGCCGTACCCGCCGCAGTAAAGGCCTTCCTCGCAGAGTAA
- a CDS encoding GuaB1 family IMP dehydrogenase-related protein, which yields MRFMHPAHDEHLELSTDDVFINPGYFDGGSRLDTDLTPPDFAGSSHPIVSANMNAVTGKRMAETMARFGGLGVLPQDMELHTVERIVKHIHGADVRYDTPLEVSPRATLRDVQGIIRKRSHDLVVVVDKLRRPVGVVTHSVLANRDQYTPVEAVMSKRIVALPVGVPNRDAFLRMEEERVKAAPVVDDAGRLVGVLGKEDCVRLELLRPALSKKGELMVAAAVGISAQAADTAKKLLDLGVDALVLDTAHGHQRRMLEAIRAVRAVIGDRVPLVAGNVCTAEGTRALIEAGADVIKVNVGPGAMCTTRMQTAAGRPTFSSVLACAREARRLGRHVWADGGVRHPRDVALYLAAGAARVMVGTALAGTYESPGDVLEDKDGLLFKENYGMASARAVEGRTADLDVFERAKKGFFREGISTSRIYLRAGQESAAGILVDMITGVQSAFTYVGARTVDEFHERAEIGVQTWAGYGEGTPHGQVRR from the coding sequence TTGCGCTTCATGCACCCCGCTCACGACGAGCACCTCGAGCTCTCGACCGACGACGTCTTCATCAACCCGGGCTACTTCGACGGCGGCTCGCGCCTCGACACGGATCTGACGCCGCCCGACTTCGCGGGCAGCTCGCATCCGATCGTCTCCGCGAACATGAACGCGGTGACCGGGAAGCGAATGGCAGAGACGATGGCGCGCTTCGGCGGCCTCGGCGTGCTCCCGCAAGACATGGAGCTCCACACCGTGGAGCGCATCGTGAAGCACATTCACGGCGCCGACGTCCGCTACGACACGCCGCTCGAGGTCTCGCCGCGCGCGACCTTGCGCGACGTGCAGGGGATCATCCGCAAGCGCTCGCACGATCTCGTCGTCGTCGTCGACAAGCTGCGCCGTCCCGTCGGCGTCGTCACGCACTCCGTCCTCGCGAACCGCGATCAGTACACGCCGGTCGAGGCGGTCATGTCGAAGCGGATCGTGGCGCTTCCGGTCGGGGTCCCCAACCGCGACGCGTTCCTCCGCATGGAGGAGGAGCGCGTCAAGGCCGCGCCCGTCGTCGACGACGCGGGCCGCCTCGTCGGCGTCCTCGGCAAGGAGGACTGCGTGCGCCTCGAGCTCCTCCGCCCCGCGCTGAGCAAGAAGGGCGAGCTCATGGTCGCGGCCGCGGTCGGCATCTCGGCGCAGGCGGCCGACACCGCGAAGAAGCTCCTCGACCTCGGCGTCGACGCGCTCGTCCTCGACACCGCGCACGGCCACCAGCGGCGGATGCTCGAGGCGATCCGCGCGGTGCGCGCCGTCATCGGCGATCGCGTCCCGCTCGTCGCCGGCAACGTCTGCACCGCGGAGGGCACGCGCGCGCTGATCGAAGCGGGCGCCGACGTGATCAAGGTCAACGTCGGCCCCGGCGCGATGTGCACGACGCGCATGCAGACGGCTGCCGGACGCCCGACCTTCAGCTCCGTCCTCGCCTGCGCGCGCGAGGCGCGGAGGCTCGGCCGGCACGTGTGGGCCGACGGCGGCGTGCGCCACCCGCGCGACGTCGCGCTCTACCTCGCCGCCGGCGCCGCGCGCGTGATGGTCGGCACCGCGCTCGCGGGCACCTACGAGAGCCCGGGCGACGTGCTCGAGGACAAGGACGGCCTCCTCTTCAAGGAGAACTACGGCATGGCGAGCGCGCGCGCGGTGGAGGGGCGCACCGCCGATCTCGACGTGTTCGAGCGCGCGAAGAAGGGCTTCTTCCGCGAGGGCATCTCGACGTCGCGCATCTACCTCCGCGCGGGGCAGGAGAGCGCGGCCGGGATCCTCGTCGACATGATCACGGGCGTGCAGTCCGCCTTCACGTACGTCGGCGCCCGCACCGTCGACGAGTTCCACGAGCGCGCCGAGATCGGCGTCCAGACCTGGGCCGGCTACGGCGAGGGCACGCCGCACGGCCAGGTCCGGCGTTAG
- a CDS encoding caspase family protein yields the protein MRALLLLLTALLTACAGHRHPVRPPPPREAVPQDEPDVPVPNDGVRTVRASGHGATITTIDVSRDRRWVATGDEHGVVKLWQAEPLRELATSLVPGSVAGVLVTSEGEAFVWTKEGRATRWSPRSNEGHRELAATGVRAVAIADDGAIAIVSDRVRVERESDPLPEGLGDVVAARFDDAGGLVVLGSMAMVRVRDARGAPAFDDTVVNGFWSKALSGDGATIAGKSATSIETWRKGDETRRPHAAAGSTLDAMALSRDGRWLLVQPPIGKHDSRVIEVATSHASSAGAFEFDQAWLDDERIVASKGEDLFSVDRRTGVVFAPARSATVSALAVTPDGKRLVASGAAVHVWSLDGGTKVVDVPRADGAGGMSLSPSGELALRPNRLGGILLHRVSTGAALDGPSFTHEVGAVSFLRDGTTFAIATRDAIALRTPAKDEEERLLPLKAIALGTALAVRADDRVAAVGGESTRDEPILALRALDGDGERILARGPGATAAVAFAPAGALLASGHRDGTIRLWDTTGDAPIRTIDAGAPVLSLAFRSDGKVIAAGARDGKARVFDVATGARLLETAPVPSWANAVAFLPDGRVVSGHDDGGVRLWDPRGALAAELATVGAHDWLVLGADGRFESRSARAERMIVYGVKDGAAAPWDAWADTRRRRGVLGRAVDGRAPPAEAPSAIVQGWPDSRFESLAFDPTSATLATVQREGVLLFDVATGLLTARLPGKDRAAFSPDGATIATASDESLFLSARTGERIAERPLGGHGRRPLSWSDPRHVVVHGGRSLSVLEDVGERASTLPAKVISDLLAVAGDVVVGARRSPLLSFEKDGKDHTGMLQVFDLRAAAPRELRCTSRAIVAVAAAQRGELAACADDRGLVVVVDVATGARTRWRPLVYGGAWGTEGHVEAIALHPTRRIVAAATTDGLFVHDLDAGATTRLEPRATQALAFSPDGALLASGRSGELALWETGGWQNVRDLRSRTTNIVSLATDPRAPRMFVASVDATSRGGQDLVWDARDGGGERKIRPPMGASASAGSFAPDRDVLVTSRYREIDAAEGAARKELWRVTKANGPFGLLQHVEHADRGSAIVTLDGHAAIVAHEAATGAERWRVPLQGDHVFAMAVSPDGSRVAVSSQRDERSVEVFATKDGARVAALDASGRFLRPIAFASDRVLVTSDGTHVVAWDLATKRVLTTLSGFPGFAAVAASPRQKLLAVGDEAGHVTLFDTETWRERGHADLHAHAPSKLGFFGDGRTLVWLDTDGSGRLLDTASGVVTTFAALPSGGLVLVADTGAYLAPRDAAGALGFRWGDRVYPFEQFDALYNNPAGALARVGYAPKDVVDAYDAARRERLRKLGVAPDRAASLVRGEVPTVTVAGVTPVAKDKTLRLRVSASDRTKKLHRLHVIDNGVPLFGAGGKALTPAPRVEEEVAIELVPGSNKLQVSVENELGVLSLEATAVTTYVGAAPKPVLHVYAIGVTEYARPELAGLRYPAKDARDFASAFKPGPSFAGVRTTELTNAKATRAAILALRSEIEKTKAEDVVVLYASGHGVLDRSGGYFFAPHDADVADVQRTAVSYAAIEGLLDGVPARKKLLVMDSCHAGELDAAEAAEITKSGRVKVTSPTPASRTTRAAQPRDFFADLRRGTGAHVLASSAGAEYSLEDPEWKNSVFTYALLQGLRERKADAGEDGELKVSELRAYVRKTVAELTAGHQTPNARRENLEADFDLTPDAPRRAKFEHEQCALDATRTTYTCGAFTLIVKPIPTTDPIARARGLVSAEQTQASGPNLRWRWTLSALPIGALVPTTSLHAHFIAVDAAGEEVLGGVVAVMPDDLGGRRSVRCTVEDALPEAIARCERAIEALKGKPLPAVAPP from the coding sequence ATGAGGGCCCTCCTCCTTCTATTAACGGCGCTCCTCACCGCGTGTGCAGGGCACCGCCACCCGGTGCGTCCTCCGCCGCCGCGCGAGGCCGTCCCGCAGGACGAGCCCGACGTCCCGGTCCCGAACGACGGGGTCCGGACCGTCCGCGCGAGCGGGCACGGCGCGACCATCACCACGATCGACGTCTCGCGCGATCGACGCTGGGTCGCGACCGGGGACGAGCACGGGGTCGTGAAGCTCTGGCAGGCCGAGCCGCTCCGCGAGCTCGCGACGTCGCTCGTGCCGGGCTCGGTCGCGGGCGTCCTGGTCACGAGCGAGGGCGAGGCCTTCGTCTGGACGAAGGAAGGTCGCGCGACGAGGTGGAGCCCGCGATCGAACGAGGGGCACCGCGAGCTCGCCGCGACCGGTGTGCGCGCGGTCGCGATCGCGGACGACGGCGCGATCGCGATCGTGAGCGATCGCGTCCGCGTGGAGCGCGAGAGCGATCCGCTGCCGGAAGGCCTCGGCGACGTCGTCGCGGCGCGGTTCGACGACGCGGGAGGGCTCGTCGTCCTCGGCAGCATGGCGATGGTCCGCGTCCGCGACGCGCGCGGCGCGCCGGCCTTCGACGACACGGTCGTGAACGGATTCTGGAGCAAGGCGCTCTCGGGCGACGGCGCGACGATCGCGGGCAAGAGCGCCACGTCGATCGAGACCTGGCGCAAAGGCGACGAGACGCGCCGCCCGCACGCGGCCGCGGGCTCGACGCTCGACGCGATGGCGCTCTCGCGCGACGGACGCTGGCTCCTCGTCCAGCCGCCGATCGGCAAGCACGACAGCCGCGTGATCGAGGTCGCGACGAGCCACGCGTCGTCGGCCGGCGCGTTCGAGTTCGACCAGGCCTGGCTCGACGACGAGCGCATCGTCGCAAGCAAGGGCGAGGACCTCTTCTCCGTCGACCGAAGGACCGGCGTCGTCTTCGCGCCCGCCCGCAGCGCGACGGTCTCGGCCCTCGCGGTGACGCCGGACGGCAAGCGCCTCGTCGCCAGCGGGGCAGCGGTCCATGTGTGGTCGCTCGACGGCGGGACGAAGGTCGTCGACGTCCCGCGCGCCGACGGGGCGGGTGGAATGAGCCTCTCGCCGAGCGGCGAGCTCGCGCTCCGCCCGAACCGCCTCGGCGGGATCTTGCTCCATCGCGTGAGCACCGGCGCGGCGCTCGACGGACCGTCCTTCACGCACGAGGTGGGCGCGGTCTCCTTCCTCCGCGACGGGACCACCTTCGCGATCGCGACCCGCGACGCGATCGCGCTGCGGACGCCGGCGAAGGACGAGGAGGAGCGGCTCTTGCCGCTGAAGGCGATCGCGCTCGGGACCGCGCTCGCCGTCCGCGCCGACGATCGCGTGGCGGCGGTCGGCGGCGAGTCCACGCGCGACGAGCCGATCCTCGCGCTCCGTGCGCTCGACGGGGACGGCGAGCGGATCCTCGCGCGCGGTCCCGGCGCGACGGCCGCGGTCGCGTTCGCGCCGGCCGGCGCGCTCCTCGCGAGCGGGCACCGCGACGGGACGATCCGGCTGTGGGACACGACCGGCGACGCTCCGATCCGCACGATCGACGCCGGCGCGCCGGTGCTGTCGCTCGCCTTCCGGAGCGACGGCAAGGTCATCGCCGCCGGCGCGCGTGACGGCAAGGCTCGCGTCTTCGACGTCGCGACGGGCGCGCGCCTGCTCGAGACCGCGCCGGTCCCCTCCTGGGCGAACGCGGTCGCGTTCCTCCCCGACGGCCGCGTCGTCTCCGGACACGACGACGGCGGGGTGCGGCTCTGGGATCCGCGCGGCGCGCTCGCCGCCGAGCTCGCGACGGTGGGCGCGCACGACTGGCTCGTCCTCGGCGCGGACGGCCGCTTCGAGAGCCGCTCCGCGCGCGCCGAGCGCATGATCGTGTACGGCGTGAAGGACGGCGCGGCGGCGCCGTGGGACGCGTGGGCGGACACGCGCCGTCGCCGCGGCGTGCTCGGACGCGCCGTCGACGGACGCGCGCCGCCGGCCGAGGCGCCGAGCGCGATCGTGCAAGGCTGGCCGGACTCGCGGTTCGAGTCGCTCGCGTTCGATCCGACGAGCGCGACGCTCGCGACGGTGCAGCGCGAAGGGGTCCTCCTCTTCGACGTCGCGACCGGTCTCCTCACCGCGCGCCTCCCGGGGAAGGATCGCGCTGCCTTCTCGCCCGACGGCGCGACGATCGCGACCGCGAGCGACGAGAGCCTCTTCCTCTCGGCGCGGACGGGCGAGCGGATCGCGGAGCGGCCGCTCGGAGGTCACGGCCGGAGGCCGCTCTCGTGGAGCGATCCGCGCCACGTCGTTGTTCATGGCGGCCGGTCGCTCTCCGTGCTCGAGGACGTCGGCGAGCGCGCGAGCACGCTGCCGGCGAAGGTGATCTCGGATCTCCTCGCGGTCGCGGGCGACGTCGTCGTGGGAGCGCGCCGGTCCCCGCTCCTGTCCTTCGAGAAGGACGGCAAGGACCACACCGGCATGCTCCAGGTCTTCGACCTCCGCGCCGCGGCGCCGCGCGAGCTCCGCTGCACGTCGCGCGCGATCGTCGCCGTCGCAGCCGCCCAGCGCGGGGAGCTCGCCGCGTGCGCCGACGACCGCGGGCTCGTCGTCGTCGTCGACGTCGCGACCGGCGCGCGGACGCGCTGGCGACCGCTCGTGTACGGCGGCGCGTGGGGAACGGAGGGGCACGTCGAGGCGATCGCGCTTCACCCCACGCGGCGGATCGTCGCCGCCGCCACCACCGACGGTCTCTTCGTGCACGACCTCGACGCGGGGGCGACGACGAGGCTCGAGCCGCGCGCGACGCAGGCGCTCGCGTTCTCGCCCGACGGCGCGCTCCTCGCCTCGGGGCGGTCCGGCGAGCTCGCGCTCTGGGAGACCGGCGGATGGCAGAACGTCCGCGACCTCCGCTCCCGCACGACCAACATCGTCTCCCTCGCGACCGATCCGCGCGCGCCGCGCATGTTCGTCGCGAGCGTGGACGCGACTTCGCGCGGCGGACAGGACCTCGTCTGGGACGCGCGCGACGGCGGCGGCGAGCGGAAGATCCGCCCGCCGATGGGCGCGAGCGCGAGCGCGGGCTCGTTCGCGCCGGACCGCGACGTGCTCGTCACCTCGCGCTACCGCGAGATCGACGCCGCGGAGGGGGCGGCGAGGAAGGAGCTCTGGCGCGTGACGAAGGCGAACGGCCCCTTCGGACTGCTGCAGCACGTCGAGCACGCCGATCGCGGCAGCGCGATCGTGACGCTCGACGGCCACGCCGCGATCGTCGCGCACGAGGCCGCCACCGGCGCCGAGCGATGGCGCGTGCCGCTCCAGGGCGACCACGTCTTCGCGATGGCGGTGAGCCCGGACGGCTCTCGCGTCGCGGTCTCCTCTCAGCGCGACGAAAGATCGGTGGAGGTCTTCGCGACGAAGGACGGCGCGCGCGTCGCCGCGCTCGACGCGAGCGGGAGGTTCCTGCGCCCGATCGCCTTCGCGTCGGATCGGGTGCTCGTCACGAGCGACGGGACCCACGTCGTGGCGTGGGACCTCGCGACGAAGCGCGTCCTCACGACGCTGAGCGGCTTCCCCGGCTTCGCCGCCGTCGCGGCCTCGCCGCGCCAGAAGCTCCTCGCGGTCGGCGACGAGGCGGGCCACGTCACGCTCTTCGACACCGAGACGTGGCGCGAGCGCGGGCACGCCGACCTGCACGCGCACGCGCCGTCGAAGCTCGGCTTCTTCGGGGACGGCCGCACGCTGGTGTGGCTCGACACCGACGGCTCGGGCCGGCTCCTCGACACGGCGTCGGGCGTCGTCACCACCTTCGCCGCCCTCCCCTCCGGCGGGCTCGTCCTCGTCGCCGACACCGGCGCGTACCTCGCGCCGCGCGACGCCGCCGGCGCGCTCGGGTTTCGCTGGGGGGACCGCGTCTACCCCTTCGAGCAGTTCGATGCGCTCTACAACAATCCTGCCGGCGCCCTCGCGCGCGTCGGCTACGCGCCGAAGGACGTGGTCGACGCTTACGACGCCGCGCGGCGAGAGCGGCTCCGAAAGCTCGGGGTCGCGCCCGACCGCGCCGCGTCGCTCGTCCGCGGCGAGGTCCCGACCGTCACCGTCGCCGGCGTCACGCCCGTCGCGAAGGACAAGACGCTGCGCCTCCGCGTGAGCGCGTCCGACCGGACGAAGAAGCTGCATCGGCTCCACGTGATCGACAACGGCGTGCCGCTCTTCGGCGCGGGAGGAAAGGCGCTCACGCCGGCGCCGCGCGTGGAGGAGGAGGTCGCGATCGAGCTCGTGCCCGGCTCGAACAAGCTCCAGGTCTCGGTCGAGAACGAGCTCGGCGTCCTCTCGCTCGAGGCGACGGCGGTGACGACGTACGTGGGCGCCGCGCCGAAGCCGGTGCTCCACGTCTACGCGATCGGCGTAACGGAGTACGCGCGGCCCGAGCTCGCGGGTCTGCGTTATCCCGCGAAGGACGCGCGCGACTTCGCGAGCGCGTTCAAGCCGGGCCCGTCGTTCGCCGGCGTCCGCACGACGGAGCTCACGAACGCGAAGGCGACGCGCGCCGCGATCCTCGCGCTCCGCTCCGAGATCGAGAAGACGAAGGCGGAGGACGTCGTCGTCCTCTACGCGTCGGGGCACGGCGTCCTCGACCGGAGCGGCGGCTACTTCTTCGCGCCGCACGACGCCGACGTCGCCGACGTGCAGAGGACCGCGGTGTCGTACGCCGCGATCGAGGGGCTCCTCGACGGCGTCCCCGCGCGGAAGAAGCTCCTCGTGATGGATAGCTGCCACGCCGGCGAGCTCGACGCGGCCGAGGCCGCCGAGATCACGAAGAGCGGGCGCGTGAAGGTGACGAGCCCGACGCCGGCGTCGCGAACGACGCGCGCCGCGCAGCCGCGTGACTTCTTCGCCGATCTCCGTCGCGGGACCGGCGCGCACGTGCTCGCCTCGTCCGCGGGCGCCGAGTACTCGCTCGAAGATCCGGAGTGGAAGAACAGCGTCTTCACCTACGCGCTCCTGCAGGGGCTCCGCGAGCGGAAGGCCGACGCCGGCGAGGACGGTGAGCTCAAGGTCTCGGAGCTGCGCGCCTACGTGAGGAAGACCGTCGCCGAGCTCACCGCCGGACACCAGACGCCGAACGCGCGGCGCGAGAACCTCGAAGCCGACTTCGACCTCACGCCCGACGCGCCGCGCCGCGCGAAATTCGAGCACGAGCAGTGCGCGCTCGACGCCACGCGCACGACGTACACGTGCGGCGCGTTCACCCTGATCGTGAAGCCGATCCCGACGACGGATCCGATCGCCCGCGCGCGGGGCCTCGTGAGCGCGGAGCAGACACAAGCGAGCGGACCGAACCTCCGCTGGCGCTGGACGCTGTCGGCGCTCCCGATCGGCGCCCTCGTGCCGACGACGTCCCTCCACGCCCACTTCATCGCGGTGGACGCGGCGGGCGAAGAGGTCCTCGGCGGCGTCGTCGCGGTCATGCCCGACGATCTCGGCGGGCGGCGCAGCGTCCGCTGCACGGTGGAGGACGCGCTCCCGGAGGCGATCGCGCGCTGCGAACGCGCGATCGAGGCGCTGAAAGGAAAGCCGCTCCCCGCGGTGGCCCCGCCGTAG
- a CDS encoding efflux RND transporter periplasmic adaptor subunit, with amino-acid sequence MAALSFFAVACKKPPQAEGEAQLTSATSEGTPIKVQSAPVVEKPMPEHLVLTGTLKASQESQVAADGAGKVTATFVERGQHVKQGETLALLDARGANLQVNTLNAQSALAQAQLEQAQRECDRVKALRDSGAISQAEYDRTTSQCQTTQWSVAAAQAQTKSAQKIVGDSVIRAPFAGIVGERFVNVGQYVAPQTPIVSLYTPDPLRLELTVPEANVGGLKQEQVVTFSVSAFEKDRFQGTVRYIAPNVRPQTRDLIIEALCPNADGKLKPGMFAVAQLETAEKPLPTVPLAALQKGPDATKAYVVVDKHVQERIVQTGSEKDGAVAILAGMKVGEQVILSPGADVRDGAKVQ; translated from the coding sequence GTGGCCGCCCTCTCGTTCTTCGCTGTCGCCTGCAAGAAACCACCGCAGGCCGAAGGGGAGGCGCAGCTCACGTCCGCCACGTCGGAGGGGACGCCGATCAAGGTACAGAGCGCGCCCGTCGTCGAGAAGCCGATGCCGGAGCACCTCGTGCTCACTGGCACGCTGAAGGCGAGCCAGGAGTCGCAGGTCGCCGCCGACGGAGCGGGGAAGGTGACCGCCACGTTCGTCGAGCGCGGCCAGCACGTGAAGCAGGGCGAGACCCTCGCGCTCCTCGACGCGCGCGGCGCGAACCTGCAGGTGAACACGCTGAACGCGCAGTCGGCGCTCGCGCAGGCGCAGCTCGAGCAGGCGCAGCGCGAGTGCGATCGCGTGAAGGCGCTCCGCGACTCGGGCGCGATCTCGCAGGCCGAGTACGATCGCACCACCTCACAGTGCCAGACCACGCAGTGGTCGGTCGCCGCCGCGCAGGCGCAGACGAAGAGCGCGCAGAAGATCGTCGGCGACTCGGTCATCCGCGCGCCGTTCGCGGGGATCGTCGGCGAGCGCTTCGTGAACGTCGGGCAGTACGTCGCGCCGCAGACGCCGATCGTCTCGCTCTACACGCCGGACCCGCTGCGGCTCGAGCTCACGGTGCCGGAGGCGAACGTGGGCGGGCTCAAGCAGGAGCAGGTCGTCACGTTCAGCGTGTCCGCGTTCGAGAAGGATCGGTTCCAGGGCACGGTCCGCTACATCGCGCCGAACGTCCGCCCGCAGACGCGCGACCTCATCATCGAGGCGCTCTGCCCGAACGCGGACGGCAAGCTGAAGCCCGGCATGTTCGCGGTCGCGCAGCTCGAGACCGCGGAGAAGCCGCTCCCCACCGTGCCGCTCGCGGCGCTGCAGAAGGGGCCCGACGCGACGAAGGCGTACGTCGTCGTCGACAAGCACGTGCAGGAGCGCATCGTGCAGACCGGGTCCGAGAAGGACGGCGCGGTCGCGATCCTCGCCGGGATGAAGGTCGGCGAGCAGGTCATCCTGAGCCCCGGCGCGGACGTGCGCGACGGCGCGAAGGTCCAGTAG